One stretch of Bacteroidales bacterium DNA includes these proteins:
- the larE gene encoding ATP-dependent sacrificial sulfur transferase LarE, giving the protein MNNPKLIELQNVLREMKSVLVAHSGGMDSSFLLKVAKDVLHDNVLAVTADSEIYSSVETEAARKFAVEIGVKHIVVKTNELNNKDFVKNSPDRCFHCKLSLYSEFIKIAEKNNLNQVVDGINSDDKKDFRPGMSAASKLKIRSPLLEAGLTKEEISNLSKEMNLSTWNKQPNPCLSTRFPYGTELIRENLSKVEQAEIQLGKYHFKQFRLRIHDNVARLEILPEDFGIAYAEENRNEIVNMLKGFGYTYITIDLEGYRSGSMNEKFRIRNKPQ; this is encoded by the coding sequence ATGAATAATCCGAAACTAATTGAATTACAGAATGTACTGAGAGAAATGAAAAGTGTGCTGGTGGCGCATTCAGGAGGCATGGACAGTAGTTTCCTGCTTAAGGTTGCCAAAGATGTATTGCATGATAATGTTCTTGCCGTAACCGCTGATTCTGAAATTTACAGTTCAGTTGAGACAGAGGCTGCGAGGAAGTTTGCGGTGGAAATTGGCGTTAAACATATTGTTGTAAAAACAAATGAGCTAAACAACAAGGACTTTGTAAAGAATTCACCCGATCGCTGCTTCCATTGTAAGCTGTCGTTATACAGTGAGTTTATAAAAATCGCAGAAAAAAATAATCTGAATCAGGTAGTTGATGGGATCAATTCTGATGATAAAAAGGATTTCCGTCCTGGAATGAGTGCCGCTTCCAAACTAAAAATAAGAAGTCCGCTTCTTGAGGCAGGACTGACAAAAGAAGAGATAAGTAATCTCTCTAAAGAAATGAACCTGTCAACATGGAATAAACAACCTAATCCATGTCTTTCAACCAGGTTTCCTTATGGAACAGAACTTATAAGGGAAAATCTGAGCAAAGTTGAACAGGCTGAGATACAATTGGGTAAATATCATTTTAAGCAATTCAGACTAAGAATACACGATAATGTAGCCAGATTAGAGATTTTACCTGAAGATTTTGGGATTGCATATGCTGAAGAAAACAGGAATGAGATAGTTAATATGCTTAAAGGATTCGGATATACATATATTACCATCGATCTTGAAGGTTACCGGTCAGGCAGTATGAATGAGAAATTCAGAATCAGAAATAAACCTCAATAA